A region from the Osmerus eperlanus chromosome 11, fOsmEpe2.1, whole genome shotgun sequence genome encodes:
- the LOC134029684 gene encoding integrin-linked protein kinase, giving the protein MDDIFTQCREGNAVAVRLWLDNTENDLNQGDDHGFSPLHWACREGRSSVVDMLIMRGARINVMNRGDDTPLHLAASHGHRDIVGKLIQCKADTNTANEHGNTPLHYACFWGQDLVAEDLVTNGAQVSICNKYGETPLDKAKPHLRDLLKEKAEKMGQSLSKVPFKDSFWKGTTRTRPRNGTLNKHAGIDFKQLSLLAKINENQSGELWQGRWQGNEVVVKVLKVRDWTTRKSRDFNEEYPKLRIFSHPNVLPMLGGCQAPPAPHPIIITHWMPYGSLYNVLHEGTNFVVDQTQAVKFALDIACGMAFLHTLEPMIPRHYLNSKSVMIDEDMTARISMSDVKFSFQCPGRMYSPAWVAPEALQKKPEEINRRSSDMWSFAVLLWELVTREVPFADLSNMEIGMKVALEGLRPTIPPGISPHICKLMKICMNEDPAKRPKFDMIVPILEKMQDK; this is encoded by the exons ATGGATGATATCTTCACCCAGTGCCGGGAAGGCAATGCAGTGGCGGTTCGTCTATGGTTAGACAACACAGAGAACGACCTCAACCAAGG GGACGACCATGGCTTCAGCCCCCTGCACTGGGCGTGCCGGGAGGGGCGCTCCAGCGTGGTGGACATGCTCATCATGAGAGGGGCTCGCATCAACGTCATGAACCGCGGAGACGACACGCCCCTGCACCTGGCCGCCAGCCACGGACACAGGGACATTGTGGGGAAG TTGATCCAGTGCAAAGCAGACACCAACACTGCAAACGAGCATGGCAACACGCCTCTGCATTACGCCTGCTTCTGGGGTCAGGACCTGGTGGCTGAG GACCTGGTGACTAACGGGGCCCAGGTTAGCATCTGTAACAAGTATGGAGAAACTCCTCTGGACAAAGCAAAACCGCACCTGCGTGACCTTCTCAAAG AGAAGGCAGAGAAGATGGGGCAGAGCCTGAGCAAGGTTCCCTTCAAGGACTCCTTCTGGAAAGGCACCACCAGGACTCGACCAC GTAATGGCACTCTGAACAAACATGCTGGCATTGACTTCAAACAGCTCTCCCTCCTGGCGAAAATCAATGAGAACCAGTCTGGAGAG TTGTGGCAAGGCCGTTGGCAGGGAAACGAGGTAGTAGTGAAAGTGTTGAAGGTTCGAGACTGGACCACCAGGAAGAGCAGAGACTTCAACGAAGAGTACCCCAAACTCAG GATATTCTCCCATCCAAACGTGCTGCCCATGTTGGGGGGTTGTCAGGCTcctcccgccccccaccccatcaTTATCACACACTGGATGCCCTATGGCTCCCTCTACAACGTGCTGCACGAGGGCACCA ACTTTGTTGTTGACCAGACACAAGCGGTGAAGTTTGCTCTGGACATCGCCTGTGGGATGGCCTTCCTGCACACCCTGGAGCCAATGATCCCTCGCCACTATCTTAACAGCAAGAGTGTCATG ATTGACGAAGACATGACAGCCAGAATTAGCATGTCAGACGTTAAGTTCTCCTTCCAGTGTCCTGGTAGGATGTACTCTCCAGCCTGGGTCGCTCCTGAAG CCCTGCAGAAGAAGCCTGAGGAGATCAACAGAAGGTCATCTGACATGTGGAGCTTCGCCGTGTTGCTTTGGGAGCTGGTCACCAGAGAAGTGCCCTTTGCTGACCTCTCCAACATGGAAATCGGCATGAAG GTGGCCCTGGAAGGCCTCAGGCCCACCATCCCGCCTGGCATCTCGCCCCACATCTGCAAGCTCATGAAGATCTGCATGAATGAAGATCCGGCCAAAAGACCTAAGTTTGACATGATCGTGCCCATCCTAGAAAAGATGCAGGACAAGTGA